A window from Deltaproteobacteria bacterium encodes these proteins:
- a CDS encoding 5-formyltetrahydrofolate cyclo-ligase, which yields MSRTDAAVHQAREKKETLRAKLGAARKAMLLSDVRALSRAITRAFLVLPEYAGAGRIALYSGVMNEVSTKELFEAAIKDGKEVFYPRTEKRGGITFCRVGSLDELVSGRYGIAEPAPGMPGIEASKLDCAVVPGLVFDELGARVGYGLGYYDAALKGADCIKAALAYDFQVVSEDIGLEPHDVRLDVIVTEKRVVRVAREF from the coding sequence ATGTCGCGTACGGACGCGGCTGTTCATCAGGCCAGAGAAAAAAAGGAAACGCTTAGAGCAAAGCTTGGCGCTGCGCGTAAGGCCATGTTGTTATCCGATGTGCGCGCCTTAAGCCGTGCCATTACAAGGGCGTTTCTCGTACTGCCGGAATATGCCGGGGCAGGGAGGATAGCCCTGTACTCGGGTGTCATGAATGAGGTCTCGACAAAAGAGCTCTTCGAGGCCGCTATCAAAGACGGCAAAGAGGTGTTCTATCCGCGGACGGAGAAGAGGGGCGGCATAACGTTTTGCCGCGTTGGATCGTTAGATGAGCTCGTAAGCGGGCGCTACGGCATAGCAGAGCCGGCGCCGGGAATGCCGGGCATAGAGGCTTCTAAACTCGATTGTGCCGTTGTTCCAGGGCTCGTCTTCGATGAATTGGGCGCAAGGGTCGGCTACGGGCTCGGGTACTACGATGCGGCGCTAAAGGGCGCGGACTGCATCAAGGCGGCGCTCGCTTACGACTTCCAGGTCGTCAGTGAAGACATAGGGCTCGAGCCCCATGACGTAAGGCTCGACGTCATCGTAACGGAGAAGCGGGTAGTCAGGGTTGCCCGCGAGTTTTGA
- the rny gene encoding ribonuclease Y, with protein sequence MIFSDIVFIIAVLAGIAIGVVIGFILRKKMSEAKLASANDAAEALVEDAKRDAERIKKEAELKAKDLLFQGRQEFDKEVREQRKEIQSIEKRLVNKEEQIDKKVDGLEKREAEFERKERDVATKEKKLEEAEKAAQAAIEEQKRKLEAVSGMSAEEAKKTLVDAMEGEAKIEAGKLLKKIEEETRAEADEKAKNIIALAIQRYAGEYVAEKTVSVVHLPSDEMKGRIIGREGRNIRAIEAATGIDIIIDDTPEAVILSGHNPVRREVAKRAIERLIQDGRIHPARIEELVTKVEADVEKAIVEAGERAVFDTGLHGVHPEIQKLIGRLKYRTSYGQNVYAHSLEVSFICGILAAELKLPTKLARRAGLLHDIGKAVDHEVEGSHATIGADLAKKYGERQNVIDAIGQHHENPEAILGILVQVADTLSAARPGARREMYEAYIKRLEDLEKIANSFKGVEKSYALQAGREVRVLVESNSVDDNYATVLSKDIANRIEKELTYPGMIKVTVIRETRSTEFAR encoded by the coding sequence ATGATATTTTCGGATATAGTTTTCATTATAGCGGTCCTGGCAGGTATCGCGATAGGCGTTGTAATAGGGTTTATCCTTAGAAAAAAGATGAGCGAGGCAAAGCTTGCCTCTGCAAACGATGCAGCCGAGGCGCTTGTTGAAGATGCAAAGAGAGACGCAGAGAGGATAAAGAAGGAGGCCGAACTTAAGGCCAAGGATCTCTTGTTCCAGGGCAGGCAGGAGTTCGATAAGGAAGTAAGGGAGCAGAGAAAGGAAATACAGAGCATCGAGAAAAGGCTCGTTAACAAGGAAGAGCAGATAGACAAGAAGGTCGACGGGCTAGAGAAAAGAGAGGCTGAGTTCGAAAGAAAGGAACGCGACGTAGCTACTAAGGAAAAAAAGCTCGAAGAGGCGGAAAAGGCGGCGCAGGCGGCCATAGAGGAGCAGAAGAGAAAGCTCGAGGCCGTATCGGGCATGAGTGCCGAGGAAGCGAAGAAGACACTCGTAGACGCCATGGAGGGAGAGGCCAAGATAGAGGCCGGAAAGCTCCTTAAAAAGATAGAGGAAGAGACAAGGGCCGAGGCGGACGAGAAGGCGAAAAACATCATCGCCCTTGCCATACAGCGCTATGCAGGCGAGTACGTTGCCGAGAAGACGGTCTCGGTAGTGCATCTTCCAAGCGATGAGATGAAGGGCAGGATAATCGGCAGAGAGGGAAGAAACATACGCGCCATAGAGGCTGCTACGGGCATAGACATTATAATAGACGATACTCCGGAGGCGGTTATTCTTTCCGGCCACAACCCGGTTAGAAGGGAAGTCGCCAAGCGCGCCATAGAGCGCCTTATTCAGGACGGTCGAATTCATCCGGCAAGGATAGAGGAGCTTGTAACCAAGGTCGAGGCGGATGTCGAGAAGGCCATAGTCGAGGCCGGAGAAAGAGCGGTCTTCGATACCGGGCTCCACGGCGTACACCCTGAGATACAAAAGCTCATCGGAAGGCTCAAATACAGGACAAGCTACGGACAAAACGTGTACGCGCATTCACTTGAGGTCTCGTTTATCTGCGGCATACTTGCCGCAGAGCTCAAGCTTCCGACAAAACTTGCGAGAAGGGCCGGGCTTCTTCACGACATAGGCAAGGCAGTTGACCACGAGGTCGAGGGCTCGCACGCGACAATCGGAGCCGACCTTGCCAAGAAGTACGGCGAGAGGCAAAACGTGATTGACGCAATCGGGCAGCACCACGAGAACCCGGAGGCGATACTCGGCATACTTGTGCAGGTAGCCGACACCCTGTCCGCCGCGCGCCCCGGAGCAAGAAGAGAAATGTATGAGGCTTATATAAAGAGGCTCGAAGACCTCGAAAAGATAGCCAACAGCTTTAAGGGTGTCGAGAAGTCCTACGCGCTTCAGGCCGGCAGAGAGGTTCGCGTCCTTGTCGAGAGCAATTCGGTAGATGACAACTACGCAACGGTTCTATCAAAGGACATAGCAAACAGGATAGAAAAAGAGCTCACTTACCCCGGCATGATAAAGGTAACCGTCATACGCGAGACCCGGTCAACCGAGTTTGCGAGGTAG
- a CDS encoding TIGR00282 family metallophosphoesterase, with the protein MGDGLFGILFIGDIIGKPGRNVFYNVLPRLRERYSPDFIIANGENSAAGFGITPEVYKDLTGSGIDVITSGNHIWDKKEILESMDSCERLLRPANYPESVPGRGCGVFSSSSGVKVGVINLSGRVFMKESIDCPFKAAERMAAEIKKETPVIFIDFHAEATSEKGALARHLDGRVSALVGTHTHVQTSDETVLSGGTAFITDAGMTGPVDSVIGVDKELVIKKFLTGMPVKWEIASTESELQGVFVKVDVKSGRAVSITRIKEKAA; encoded by the coding sequence GTGGGCGACGGACTGTTTGGCATACTGTTTATCGGAGATATAATCGGCAAGCCCGGCAGGAACGTCTTTTATAATGTCTTGCCGAGGCTTAGAGAGCGCTATTCGCCGGACTTTATCATCGCAAACGGCGAGAACTCGGCAGCCGGGTTTGGCATCACTCCCGAGGTCTATAAAGACCTCACAGGCTCCGGCATAGACGTCATTACGAGCGGCAATCATATCTGGGATAAGAAGGAAATACTCGAGTCCATGGATTCGTGCGAGCGGCTGCTTCGTCCGGCGAATTACCCGGAGTCAGTTCCGGGCAGGGGCTGCGGCGTGTTCAGTTCTTCGTCAGGGGTAAAGGTCGGCGTCATAAACCTTTCGGGCCGGGTGTTTATGAAGGAAAGCATCGATTGCCCGTTCAAGGCCGCCGAGCGCATGGCGGCGGAGATTAAAAAGGAAACGCCCGTTATTTTCATCGATTTTCACGCAGAGGCAACGAGTGAGAAGGGCGCTCTTGCAAGGCATCTCGACGGCCGCGTAAGCGCCCTTGTCGGCACGCACACGCACGTGCAGACATCCGATGAAACGGTTCTTTCCGGAGGCACGGCATTCATAACGGACGCGGGCATGACCGGGCCGGTTGATTCGGTAATCGGCGTTGACAAGGAGCTTGTCATAAAGAAGTTCCTGACCGGTATGCCTGTTAAGTGGGAGATAGCGAGCACCGAGAGCGAGTTACAGGGCGTGTTCGTTAAGGTGGATGTAAAGAGCGGCAGGGCTGTTTCGATTACGAGGATAAAGGAAAAGGCCGCTTAA